A window from Festucalex cinctus isolate MCC-2025b chromosome 4, RoL_Fcin_1.0, whole genome shotgun sequence encodes these proteins:
- the cplx3b gene encoding complexin-3b has protein sequence MAFMVKHVVGGQLKNLTGGLTEEKPEAEKTEAAAQGMTQEEFEQYQQQLEEEKQEREASFAQKKAERATVRSHFRDKYRLPKNELDETQIQQAGEDVVLPTELAKMIAEDNQEEAHKQSVLGQLSNLQNVDMDQLKDKAQATLEDLKKQTENCSLM, from the exons ATGGCTTTCATGGTGAAGCACGTGGTGGGGGGCCAGCTGAAGAACTTGACGGGCGGTCTGACGGAGGAAAAACCCGAGGCAGAGAAGACGGAAGCGGCGGCGCAGGGGAtgacccaggaggagttcgagCAGTACCAGCAACAGTTAGAGGAGGAGAA ACAAGAACGAGAGGCAAGTTTTGCCCAGAAGAAAGCCGAGCGAGCTACCGTCAGGAGTCATTTTCGGGACAAGTATCGACTACCAAAG AACGAGCTAGACGAGACCCAGATCCAGCAGGCGGGCGAGGACGTGGTCCTGCCCACTGAGCTGGCCAAAATGATCGCTGAGGACAACCAGGAGGAGGCCCACAAGCAGTCGGTGCTGGGCCAGCTGTCCAACCTGCAGAACGTTGACATGGACCAGCTGAAGGACAaggcccaggccacgttggagGACCTCAAGAAGCAGACGGAGAACTGCAGCCTCATGTGA